GTaacttattaatttattttctctAGATTTTGTAATTTTCAAAAAGTATCTAGGTTTTTCTTACAAATTGTATACATTCCCCCTTAGAAAGCTCTCATCCCATGATTAATATCTTCAATTAAGGGATTCAATTATATCATTTTCTTTTTTCATACTTCTCCTCATTTCATGCGTCCTAATTTATTCAATACGCAGATCTCCTCTTTTCTCTCTTCGATAGTTGCACGTCTTCACCAAGAAGCTGGTAATTTTGCTTCAGTTGTTGAATGATTTtggttggaaccttcaaatactgGATATAATGCCATACTACATATTCTATGTTCCTATTATCCTTATAATGTTAGGAAAATGATACCGAATCTacccaaaaaatactttttctttaCAGTTATAAATCTATACACACGGCATAGAATGTCATGAGATGATAAAAAAAATCAGTTGCTAAAAGtttcttcaacaattcaaaaattATTAAACTCTAGCAAAATTATTACTAATAGGATAATGGCTCATACACAATCCAAATGTGAAATTGGTCACAAACTTACAATTGCTCACCACCACatacaattatcatacatttGTGATACAATTTCTGTAACAATTATGATACAAATACAATTATGATACAATCATGATACAATTCtgatcttcatcttcttcaagtttcaatcacaacTCTAAACTTAAATTCTGATACAATATTGTATTAGTATTGTATTAGGTCTTATTTACATATTGATATATAATATACAAGTCAAATACAACTTTGATACAATTGTGATACAATTATGATACAATCGATACAATTCAGAAActtttcttcttcgagtttcaatatgaaattttaCCTAAAAATAAATCTAAACTTAACCAATCTCCCTCataattgagatataaactccaagtTATATTCTCAATTATTTGCAAGAGCACCCAATCTAAACAAATCACAAATTCATAAAACCCAAATGTTGAATTCAAaacttcaaaactttttaatgaaTGTCAATGGAGAACTCTTTGCTACTGCAATTTTAGAGATAATGTCGATGAATTTGTGTGAAGAGGATGAGAAAAAATCACAATTTCGTAAAACTCAAATGTTGAATTCGAAGCTTTTTAATGGTTGCCAATGGAGAACTCTTTGCTACTGCAATTTTAGAGATAATACCGATGAATATGTGTGAAGAGGATTAGATTTGGATTAATTTGTATGAAAGAGAGAAATATTTCAAAATCGTTTTGATTATGGGATGAAAACGTAATTTTAGGGGCTTTGTATAACTGATATACATGAGAGTGGGGGGGGCTGACATGGGGGAGGGAAGAGGGAAGGGGGAGGGGAGAGGGAAGGGTTGTATCAGTTACATCCTAGTTTTATGGATGCTCTCTTTATTAAGATTTTGTATATAAATAGTAAATATAGATAGAGAATATAATTTTTAAGGAACCTAAAAAAAAGTAGTAAATAAATTTCTATTATAGTATAGCTAGGTAAATTTTACTATTAGTTATGTTAGCCCATAGGTAAATTAGTACAAAAATTaaccaattcataaaatattaccaaTATTGGCTAAATGCTACCGATATTaaccaattagctatttgtagcaaaaaaatagtaaatttttgctttcttttgagtggatGTTGTTGGAGTAGATTGGGTACAGTTTAAGGAGTTTGAATCTTAGTTTTGTGATAATTTGGTGGGGTTTTGAGGTAGTTTGAATTGAAAAGTcaaagtagaagatgaacatggaAAAGATGAAATGTGTATCACACTGTgcatcatatttgtatcaaatgtgtatcacatgtatatatGTGTGcgagatacatgcgtgatacatgtgtcgcagaaaAACTTTTTAAATTCGATTTTAAcaacgaattttgataccaaatcacctccaatcttcctcaaatttcgtatattgactcatctttagctttcaatgaatttcaacaaTACCCGTTTCCCTTTTTGCTTAGGTTTTTGGAATCTTATATTTTTTTCCCTTTGTGTTTCATCAATTTGTTTGCTATCTCATCCATAAAATTTCTTTTCCGTTTTGAATCTAATGTTGTTGATCACGCTTGAAAATATGAGAGGAGATCTTTGCGTGTAATATTTGGAGAGAAAGAATGCTTATTTATCTAGGTTCTCAATTTTTGTATACTGGGCTAATTTTGGTAAATttatgattaatggctagaggCGGGTAAGTTTGGAGTTATTTTGAACATTTTCGTTCaatttatttggaacttgtgAGAGGGAGTGGACGGGACATTATATAGAGATCAAATTAACAAGAAAGCAAGTAAAAAAGAATAAATAATACTTATGGATATACTATAGTAGAATAATTTCACAATGTTCACGATACATGTACAAAATAATCAATGGAAAATAATTAGAATATTACACAAATAATTTAATATCAAATTCACAGCCCTGCAGTGAATGGCACACCAGTAGAAGGCAACCATGAGCGACCACCTATGAGATTCGCAACAGTAAATTTTGAAGCTTCATTTGTATTAGTTATAACATGGTAACCAGGCCACTTCACCCTATTTCTAGTCGAAGCACCAGGACCCCAATTACCATGCTCCCCATAATACAAAGTTTTAAATGCGAAATCAGAATTCAGCCATGGCAACCATCCTGATGGATTAATCAAACCATCAATATATGACCTCATTACAACCGTTCTTGAATATTCCTGCCACGGACGACCCAAATATGTCTGAAATGCTCGAACCACTGGCTTAAGGCTCGGTGATGCTGTTATTCTCGAATTGTGAATTGATATTCCAGTGTTCTGAAAAGGGTCACCTCTGCCTTGAGCTGTGATTACATTGACTTGGCCAACTAGGGGTCTTCTGACAAAAATGATACAATTTTGGAAAACAACAGCGGCGTTGCCGAATATGAAGTCTATTGTCCCGTAGATATGACATGTTTTGTAGAATTGTCGTTGGGATTGGACAAAGATTGTGTCTTGGTAACCTTCGAAGCCACAGGCGTAGAATACTGAGAGATCAGATGCTGATCGGAGAGCTACTGCTTGACCATTTTTTGGACCTGCGGTGTTTCGGAATGTGATGCCACGAGCAATGAATCCATTTCCATCTACCCCTGAAAcaccatttttatggaaaattaaacAAGTGATTAAGACTTACATTTACATCTATGCAGTTATAACAAACAGTATAAGCATTACAGATAAATGTCTTAACTATTATAGTACCAGTAGATAACTTGCCTTATTTTTTCAGGTTACTAATAACATTTAACTTGATTTTACGGACAGTTACTTAGCTGACCTGATAGTATTATTCAAAATGGTTAACGTAGCCCAAAAACATGTATTAGTTGGACAAAGTATGGTTACAACTCATGGGAATAATTTGATATAGAAGCAATGCTGATATTATTGTCCCAGATCATCACTCCCTTAGATCAGTATGGTTTCTTTGAAAAAGAATCCTTCTTCTAGAAGTAGGACAAAACTTAACATGCAATCGATAATGTCAAATATAAATTGTAAATTGCTATACGTTATGAAACAACGAAGAAATTACGTTTttgttttatttataataaaaaacaaaGCAGAAGCCTTCGCGAATAAGAAGCCTATGAATGGCATATCACGTTAAAGCATATGAATATTACAGCAAAGTGCCCCCACCAAAACAGCATACTCATATATCTTTAGCTTTACTTCATGAACTAGAATTAAATTAGACCTTGCCTATTACTTGCGACTTCTCTAACAAGGTCCTCTCTCCATTACTCTATTCCCATGCTTATATCTTAATTATGTAAAactaaaagttaaattttttaccCAAAACGTAAAaaagttaaataaataaaaataaaataaagtggagagagagagagagtggacGTACCAACAGTTGCAGTACTGTAAGTTGTGAAACCTCCAGCGGCACTTCGGCTACCCGTAATAATTGTGTATCTCAAACCAGCACCAACTAACATGATGTTACTAATTCCAGGCCCTATAGCCACATTTTCTCTATAAACACCTTTTTTAATATATATGATAGTCCTCTGATTTGCAACTTTCTTTGAGGCTGCATTTATTGCAGCCTGAACAGACCGAAAATTCCCTGATCCATCTTGAGCCACCACGTAAATTGCCTTGGAAGCTAAGCTCCTCGTTGTGGATTGTAACAACTTTCTTTCCCTAGCCGTAACCCAACTTGGAAATCCATCTACTTGTGTTGAATTTTGTGAATCCACAAGCTCCCCATTTATAGCCAAACAATTGCTAATCAATTGAGAGACATTAGTGGATAAAGTTGGATGTAGGACATTTGAAACATTGAGCTGATTTGAACTA
This sequence is a window from Nicotiana tomentosiformis chromosome 5, ASM39032v3, whole genome shotgun sequence. Protein-coding genes within it:
- the LOC104102974 gene encoding probable pectinesterase/pectinesterase inhibitor 33; translated protein: MTTYKLNSFVLFIFFSFSLFLHQSYSIEEQTSDDINWWCSTTPHPEPCKYLMADVSPQRYKPKCKQEFRTMTTEVALEQALQVQKHAKNVGQHCRGKRKKLVWMDCDKLIDDTILQLNRTLHGIQSNFTSCSDFDAQTWLSASLTNIETCLSSSNQLNVSNVLHPTLSTNVSQLISNCLAINGELVDSQNSTQVDGFPSWVTARERKLLQSTTRSLASKAIYVVAQDGSGNFRSVQAAINAASKKVANQRTIIYIKKGVYRENVAIGPGISNIMLVGAGLRYTIITGSRSAAGGFTTYSTATVGVDGNGFIARGITFRNTAGPKNGQAVALRSASDLSVFYACGFEGYQDTIFVQSQRQFYKTCHIYGTIDFIFGNAAVVFQNCIIFVRRPLVGQVNVITAQGRGDPFQNTGISIHNSRITASPSLKPVVRAFQTYLGRPWQEYSRTVVMRSYIDGLINPSGWLPWLNSDFAFKTLYYGEHGNWGPGASTRNRVKWPGYHVITNTNEASKFTVANLIGGRSWLPSTGVPFTAGL